A genomic region of Methanobacterium sp. SMA-27 contains the following coding sequences:
- a CDS encoding FmdE family protein: MSENDSFKNNENRIALKPFSEVTEFHGHVCPGSAIGYKASEAGLNELKSNISQDEEIIAIVENDSCAVDAVQVITGCTFGKGNLIFMDHGKQVYTFINRTTNDAVRVSLMDSFSVDTLAPELGKLRFKVNSGIANELEKADLKEMINEVSNEILEIPYNEMFHVEHVKVDIPKKARIFTSLKCSQCGEMVSEHRSRVKNGQIICIPCFKE; encoded by the coding sequence ATGTCTGAAAATGATTCTTTTAAAAATAATGAAAATAGAATAGCTTTAAAACCATTCAGTGAAGTTACAGAGTTCCATGGCCATGTTTGTCCAGGTTCTGCCATTGGATATAAAGCTTCTGAAGCAGGGTTAAATGAACTTAAATCTAATATATCACAAGACGAAGAGATTATTGCCATTGTTGAAAATGACAGTTGTGCAGTTGATGCTGTACAGGTAATCACAGGTTGCACATTTGGTAAAGGTAACTTAATATTTATGGACCATGGTAAACAGGTTTATACATTCATTAACAGGACCACCAATGATGCCGTGAGAGTATCTTTAATGGATTCATTCAGTGTAGATACTCTGGCTCCCGAACTTGGTAAATTAAGATTCAAAGTAAATTCTGGAATTGCAAACGAACTTGAAAAGGCAGATTTAAAGGAAATGATCAATGAAGTTTCCAATGAGATTCTTGAAATTCCATACAATGAAATGTTCCATGTTGAGCATGTTAAAGTGGACATACCCAAAAAAGCAAGAATTTTCACATCTCTCAAATGTTCGCAATGTGGTGAAATGGTTTCAGAACACCGATCCAGAGTAAAAAATGGACAAATTATTTGTATACCATGTTTTAAAGAGTGA
- a CDS encoding glycosyltransferase, with amino-acid sequence MKALFVVTGRGIGGDAVIAINIAKALSKYDFQSEFALDHTAPGLLFKKKGIEWHKTSIPQAGGHAATKKTLVNAGFKTGKAVIETAKMFRKINPDIVVGVIGGGAVVGCLTAKLTNIPSIGILNTPTDAKVCTKITTTVALPESNLFQTELQNKNINKAYSPVDPEIIVGNRENALKNMPDAFDENLPTILLSSGSTIFEKMAVAASNIGKSGIKANIILVGEPLEEEYKKYFDNKIDNNKLIYLGYINWINDLYKIVDIAVFTDDGMMIHEAMTWGIPVIALLKVKYGRYHNLAAVFEGAVLESELENLEEVLGEAFANMDKMKDNAVKYGEEVLKSSDKIARIICARAKKK; translated from the coding sequence ATGAAGGCATTATTCGTAGTTACAGGTAGAGGAATAGGCGGAGATGCTGTTATAGCCATCAACATTGCAAAGGCTTTATCAAAGTATGATTTCCAAAGTGAATTTGCACTCGACCACACTGCACCAGGTTTACTCTTTAAAAAGAAAGGAATTGAATGGCATAAAACCAGCATTCCACAAGCAGGAGGACATGCCGCAACCAAAAAAACACTTGTAAATGCAGGATTTAAGACAGGGAAGGCTGTGATTGAAACTGCGAAAATGTTCAGGAAAATAAATCCAGACATAGTTGTGGGAGTTATAGGGGGAGGTGCGGTTGTAGGATGTTTAACAGCCAAACTTACCAACATACCCTCCATCGGTATTCTGAATACACCTACAGATGCAAAAGTCTGCACAAAAATAACCACTACAGTAGCACTTCCAGAATCCAATCTCTTTCAAACTGAATTGCAAAATAAAAATATAAATAAAGCATATTCTCCTGTAGATCCAGAAATAATAGTTGGAAATAGAGAAAATGCATTGAAAAATATGCCTGATGCCTTTGATGAAAACTTACCAACCATACTCCTATCATCGGGATCAACAATCTTTGAAAAAATGGCAGTTGCAGCTTCAAACATTGGTAAAAGTGGGATAAAAGCGAACATAATACTGGTTGGTGAACCTCTTGAAGAAGAGTATAAAAAGTATTTTGATAACAAAATTGATAACAACAAACTTATCTATCTAGGATACATTAACTGGATAAACGATCTTTATAAGATCGTTGATATTGCAGTGTTTACTGACGATGGTATGATGATACATGAGGCCATGACATGGGGCATACCTGTTATAGCCCTCCTTAAAGTGAAATATGGTCGTTATCATAATCTCGCAGCAGTTTTTGAAGGAGCAGTACTTGAAAGTGAACTAGAAAATTTGGAAGAAGTTCTTGGCGAGGCATTTGCAAACATGGACAAGATGAAGGATAATGCTGTAAAATATGGTGAAGAAGTTCTAAAATCATCTGACAAGATTGCCAGAATAATATGTGCTCGTGCAAAAAAGAAATAA
- the trpB gene encoding tryptophan synthase subunit beta translates to MITNGKFGKYGGTFVPELIIPALEELEQAFLRYKDDEKFKKELEFYLKEFAGRPTSLYLAKNLSKKFGCKIYLKREDMLHTGAHKINNTLGQGLLAKYMGKKRLIAETGAGQHGIATAVVGAMLSIPSEIYMGSEDIERQKLNVFRMELSGGNVIPVESGSKTLKDAINEAFRDWITNIETTHYLIGSTMGPHPYPTMVKHFQSVIGKEARKQILEKEEKLPDAVIACVGGGSNAMGIFSGFVDDENVALIGVEGGGDGVETKRTGATLCKGTEGVLHGSLSFVLQNNDGQISEAHSVSAGLDYPGVGPEHAHLKVTGRADYVAVTNEEALRGFELLSRYEGIIPALESSHAVAYAEKYAKIEENKGKTIIINLSGRGDKDMFLVAKEMGVEI, encoded by the coding sequence ATGATAACAAATGGTAAATTTGGGAAATACGGTGGAACATTTGTGCCAGAACTCATAATTCCAGCACTTGAAGAACTGGAACAGGCTTTTTTAAGGTACAAGGACGATGAAAAATTCAAAAAGGAACTTGAATTTTATCTCAAAGAATTTGCAGGAAGACCCACTTCTCTATATTTAGCAAAAAACCTATCAAAAAAGTTTGGATGTAAAATATATTTGAAGAGAGAGGACATGCTCCATACAGGGGCCCATAAAATAAACAATACTCTAGGACAGGGGCTTTTAGCTAAATATATGGGTAAAAAGCGTTTGATAGCAGAAACTGGTGCCGGTCAACATGGAATTGCAACTGCAGTTGTTGGAGCAATGCTATCTATTCCAAGTGAAATTTACATGGGAAGCGAAGATATTGAAAGACAGAAACTCAATGTTTTCAGAATGGAATTATCTGGAGGCAATGTTATACCAGTTGAATCAGGTTCAAAAACTCTTAAAGATGCTATAAATGAAGCTTTCAGAGATTGGATCACAAATATTGAAACAACCCATTACCTCATTGGCTCAACAATGGGACCGCATCCTTACCCAACAATGGTTAAACATTTCCAGAGTGTGATTGGTAAAGAAGCAAGAAAACAAATCCTTGAAAAAGAAGAAAAACTCCCTGATGCAGTTATTGCATGTGTAGGTGGCGGAAGCAATGCAATGGGCATATTTTCAGGTTTCGTGGATGATGAAAATGTTGCTCTCATAGGTGTTGAAGGTGGCGGCGACGGTGTAGAAACAAAAAGAACAGGAGCAACACTATGCAAAGGTACAGAAGGAGTACTCCATGGTTCATTATCCTTCGTGCTACAGAATAATGATGGCCAAATATCAGAAGCACATTCAGTTTCTGCAGGACTTGATTATCCGGGAGTTGGTCCAGAGCATGCACATCTCAAAGTAACTGGACGCGCTGACTATGTAGCAGTAACAAATGAAGAAGCTTTAAGAGGATTTGAACTGCTTTCAAGATACGAAGGAATAATACCTGCACTAGAAAGTTCCCATGCAGTAGCATACGCTGAAAAATATGCTAAAATCGAAGAAAACAAGGGAAAAACTATTATTATAAATCTTTCAGGCAGGGGTGACAAGGATATGTTCCTAGTTGCTAAGGAAATGGGAGTGGAAATATGA
- a CDS encoding amino acid-binding protein, protein MWDRIKHNFDKFPARMAVARKIVELGLRVGDNGKIYCGDVEISDVALARSVNVDRRAIKSTVDVILADPQLAGIFQNIFPAGTLLKNIAKNLGFGVVEIEAEAGNSGILARSTELISREGISIRQAHAGDPELEENPRLTIITEKPIQGELINEFLNISGVKKVSIY, encoded by the coding sequence ATGTGGGACAGAATAAAACATAACTTCGATAAATTCCCTGCACGTATGGCTGTAGCAAGGAAAATAGTTGAACTAGGATTAAGAGTTGGAGATAACGGTAAAATATATTGTGGAGACGTGGAAATAAGTGATGTTGCCCTTGCTAGATCAGTTAATGTTGATAGAAGAGCCATAAAGTCAACTGTTGATGTAATACTTGCAGATCCGCAGTTAGCTGGAATATTTCAGAATATATTTCCCGCAGGAACTTTGTTGAAAAACATTGCAAAGAATCTTGGATTTGGTGTTGTGGAAATTGAAGCAGAAGCTGGAAATTCCGGAATACTTGCTAGATCAACCGAACTCATATCAAGAGAAGGAATCAGTATAAGGCAAGCACACGCTGGAGACCCCGAACTTGAAGAAAACCCCCGATTAACAATAATAACAGAAAAACCTATTCAAGGAGAACTTATAAATGAGTTTTTGAATATTTCTGGTGTTAAAAAAGTATCAATCTACTGA
- the trpA gene encoding tryptophan synthase subunit alpha has product MKSNKNECDCNNNVQSYSDMFHELKNKGEGAFIPFAVAGDPDFDSSIEIVKKYVDNGADALEIGFPFSDPVADGPSVQAADIRALNSGMTTKKCFEFIRRIRKFTDIPIGLLVYYNLIYKMGIEEFYKNASISGVNGILAADLPPEEAEEVIVAAHKNNIDQIFMVAQTTSNERLAEIVKLCSGFLYVVAVMGVTGARSDIKKSTVDLIKRVRNHTDIPLAVGFGISKPEHVKDVIKSGSDGAIVASAIIDIITENQDNMDLAKDKIGKFCRELKESTIK; this is encoded by the coding sequence ATGAAATCTAATAAAAATGAGTGTGACTGTAACAATAATGTACAGAGTTATTCAGACATGTTCCATGAACTGAAAAATAAGGGAGAGGGTGCATTCATACCATTTGCAGTTGCAGGTGATCCTGACTTTGATTCATCCATTGAAATTGTTAAAAAGTACGTTGATAACGGAGCAGATGCACTTGAAATAGGATTTCCATTCAGCGATCCTGTTGCAGATGGACCAAGTGTTCAGGCAGCGGATATAAGGGCTTTGAATTCTGGAATGACAACTAAAAAATGTTTTGAATTTATTAGACGAATCAGGAAATTTACAGACATTCCAATAGGTTTATTGGTATACTACAATCTCATCTACAAAATGGGAATAGAAGAATTCTATAAAAATGCCAGTATAAGTGGTGTTAATGGTATTTTAGCAGCGGATTTACCTCCTGAAGAGGCTGAAGAAGTTATTGTAGCGGCACATAAAAATAATATTGATCAGATATTCATGGTTGCCCAAACAACTAGCAATGAAAGATTAGCTGAAATAGTTAAATTATGTTCTGGATTTTTGTACGTTGTAGCAGTTATGGGAGTTACCGGTGCAAGATCAGATATTAAAAAAAGTACTGTAGACCTTATTAAACGTGTTAGGAACCATACAGATATTCCATTGGCGGTAGGATTTGGAATTTCAAAGCCTGAACATGTTAAAGATGTGATAAAATCGGGTTCAGATGGGGCAATTGTTGCAAGTGCTATAATTGATATTATAACCGAAAATCAGGATAATATGGATCTTGCCAAAGATAAGATAGGTAAATTCTGTCGCGAATTAAAGGAATCAACTATTAAATAA
- a CDS encoding aminodeoxychorismate/anthranilate synthase component II: MILIIDNYDSFTYNLFQMVGEIYSDIVVKRNDEITVEQIKILKPQGIIISPGPGTPENSRDFGISMNVIKELGSEIPILGVCLGHQGIFVAFGGEITRNEPVHGKQSNIFHTEDGIFKGVENPLPAARYHSLFCKDETKPECMEIIARTNDGMIMGIKHRDKPIFGLQFHPESVGTSQGMKLLENFVEILV; this comes from the coding sequence ATGATATTGATCATTGACAACTACGATTCATTTACCTATAACCTATTCCAGATGGTTGGAGAAATTTATAGTGATATAGTAGTTAAAAGAAACGATGAAATAACAGTAGAACAGATAAAAATCCTTAAACCTCAGGGAATAATAATTTCACCTGGTCCAGGCACTCCTGAAAACAGCAGGGACTTTGGAATATCAATGAATGTAATTAAAGAACTGGGATCTGAAATACCAATCTTGGGAGTATGCCTGGGACATCAGGGGATATTTGTGGCATTTGGTGGTGAAATCACACGAAATGAACCTGTTCACGGTAAACAGAGTAATATATTCCATACTGAAGATGGGATTTTCAAAGGAGTTGAAAATCCACTTCCTGCTGCAAGGTACCATTCATTATTCTGCAAAGATGAAACAAAACCAGAATGCATGGAAATTATTGCAAGAACCAACGATGGCATGATAATGGGAATTAAACACCGAGATAAACCTATTTTTGGTCTTCAATTCCACCCGGAATCCGTTGGGACATCACAAGGTATGAAATTACTAGAAAACTTTGTGGAGATCCTTGTATGA
- a CDS encoding HypC/HybG/HupF family hydrogenase formation chaperone: protein MCIAAPAQIVDITDNVATVDFGGVRQQAKLDLVGDLDIGRYVLVHSGYAIEVLSDQEAKESLEAWDELLKVLDEEDKELAKGT, encoded by the coding sequence ATGTGTATTGCAGCACCAGCACAAATAGTTGATATCACAGATAACGTGGCAACAGTTGACTTTGGCGGAGTAAGGCAACAGGCCAAATTAGACTTAGTTGGAGACTTAGATATAGGTAGATATGTCTTGGTACATTCAGGATATGCTATAGAAGTTTTATCAGATCAAGAAGCTAAAGAATCACTCGAAGCATGGGATGAACTCTTAAAAGTTCTAGATGAAGAAGATAAAGAGTTAGCAAAAGGAACTTAA
- the trpE gene encoding anthranilate synthase component I: MNVFGEYNIKINEPKSMDLNFDSPFELFKNLYSNYSSTFLLESMESDSGLARFSVLGFKPSAILRARGNILEIEKDGEIDEIEIGNPFDEIRKLTSNATGKKGFRGGLVGYVSYEAARHFQPIQLQQGEKPDFEFGLFLDGIIFDRIRNKCEYVTLGENRLEEIENISKQEYEIEGLQYREKNHHFSRQEFESMVLEVKERIKAGEIFQGVISNAREYELKGNKLSFYDSLRRINPSPYMYHLKLGENEIIGSSPEMLVRVENRMVETFPIAGTRKRGKTLTEDEKLKKELLEDDKERAEHLMLVDLARNDVGKVSEFGTVMVPEYKGVKKFSHVQHIVSRVQGKLRRDKTAVDAFEAMFPAGTLSGAPKIRAMEIIDEMENLPRGPYAGAVGYFSLNGNADFAITIRTMVCEGNNAKIQAGAGIVHDSIPKEEYIECENKAGALISALNNAGHKNLDSKNTSSKRRQIE; the protein is encoded by the coding sequence GTGAATGTTTTTGGCGAATATAATATAAAAATAAACGAACCTAAAAGTATGGATCTTAATTTTGATTCTCCTTTTGAATTATTCAAGAATTTATACTCAAATTATTCCAGTACATTTCTATTGGAATCAATGGAAAGTGATAGTGGACTTGCAAGATTTTCAGTTTTAGGATTTAAACCATCAGCCATATTAAGGGCACGGGGAAACATCCTTGAAATAGAAAAGGATGGAGAAATAGACGAAATAGAGATTGGAAATCCCTTTGATGAAATAAGAAAACTTACCTCCAATGCGACAGGTAAAAAAGGATTTAGAGGAGGTTTGGTAGGATATGTTTCCTACGAGGCTGCAAGACACTTCCAACCGATCCAGCTACAGCAAGGTGAAAAACCAGATTTTGAGTTTGGGCTGTTTTTGGATGGGATAATATTCGACAGAATTCGAAATAAATGTGAATACGTAACTCTGGGTGAAAACAGATTAGAAGAAATTGAAAATATTTCAAAGCAAGAATACGAAATAGAGGGTTTACAATACAGGGAAAAAAATCATCACTTCTCAAGGCAGGAATTTGAATCGATGGTTTTAGAAGTAAAAGAAAGAATAAAAGCAGGTGAAATATTCCAGGGTGTAATATCAAATGCACGGGAATATGAATTAAAAGGGAATAAATTATCTTTCTATGACAGCCTCAGAAGAATAAATCCATCACCATACATGTACCATCTAAAACTTGGAGAAAACGAAATAATTGGCTCAAGTCCTGAAATGCTGGTGAGAGTGGAGAATAGAATGGTTGAGACCTTTCCAATAGCTGGAACCAGAAAGAGGGGAAAAACATTAACTGAAGATGAGAAACTTAAAAAAGAACTCCTTGAAGATGATAAAGAAAGAGCAGAACATCTCATGCTGGTTGATCTTGCTAGAAATGATGTAGGGAAGGTAAGTGAATTTGGAACTGTAATGGTACCAGAGTATAAGGGTGTGAAAAAATTCTCCCATGTACAGCATATTGTATCGCGTGTTCAGGGAAAGCTTAGAAGAGATAAAACAGCCGTAGATGCTTTTGAAGCAATGTTTCCGGCTGGAACACTCAGCGGTGCCCCTAAAATAAGGGCTATGGAAATTATTGATGAAATGGAAAACTTACCCCGGGGTCCATACGCAGGAGCAGTAGGATACTTCTCTTTAAACGGGAATGCAGATTTTGCAATAACCATAAGGACAATGGTATGTGAAGGAAACAATGCCAAAATACAGGCAGGTGCAGGAATAGTACATGATTCCATACCTAAAGAGGAATACATTGAATGTGAAAACAAAGCAGGAGCTTTAATAAGTGCACTTAATAATGCAGGTCATAAAAATTTAGATTCAAAAAACACCTCTAGCAAAAGGAGGCAAATTGAATGA
- a CDS encoding NAD(P)/FAD-dependent oxidoreductase has product MNVVIVGGGSAGRTAAIEAATIGENVTLIEMDKIGGKCLNTGCMVVCGLNDVARFIKNAQKFNQMGITNSNFKIDFEKVAEGIINTTGKIRGVITSETKKAGVNIVYGNADINEGLVSVDGKEYPYDKLIIATGSYAFIPPIKGVEYARIYKDVLDYKDVPGKLIIIGSGTIATEFAGIFSAMGSEVHILSRGSFLKQVDQDIKDYIVKKLLKGVEIHENLTATEIYPDGVLTKSGRMDGDVLLAVGMIPNSELVKELVETGKKGEIIVNKRMETSHPNIYAAGDVVGGIGTTPVARMEGVIAARNACGIAAQVDYRFIPSSISLYYDVSYINSNENGVEGHIPGSAGPGAFWNVLDRETGITKAVVDVEKGDIKGVSSISPSARTVLAYTSKFMRDGKKTYDFDDFVEAHPSTDAVYKLMRFFSKFG; this is encoded by the coding sequence ATGAATGTGGTAATAGTTGGCGGAGGATCAGCAGGTAGAACAGCTGCCATTGAAGCAGCTACAATAGGTGAAAACGTCACCCTAATAGAAATGGATAAAATTGGGGGAAAATGCCTTAACACCGGATGTATGGTGGTATGCGGCCTTAATGATGTTGCTAGATTTATAAAAAATGCCCAGAAATTTAATCAAATGGGGATCACAAATTCAAACTTCAAAATAGACTTTGAAAAGGTAGCAGAAGGAATAATAAATACTACAGGGAAAATAAGGGGAGTTATTACTTCTGAAACAAAAAAAGCAGGAGTTAATATTGTTTATGGTAATGCTGATATAAATGAAGGATTAGTATCTGTTGATGGTAAAGAATATCCCTACGATAAATTGATCATCGCTACGGGTTCATATGCATTTATTCCACCAATAAAGGGAGTAGAATATGCCAGAATATATAAAGATGTGTTAGATTACAAAGATGTTCCAGGAAAATTGATCATTATTGGAAGCGGGACTATAGCAACAGAATTTGCAGGTATATTCTCTGCAATGGGCTCTGAGGTCCACATATTATCCCGTGGGAGTTTCTTGAAACAAGTTGACCAAGATATTAAAGATTATATTGTTAAAAAACTCCTTAAAGGAGTAGAAATACATGAAAATCTTACTGCAACTGAAATTTATCCCGATGGTGTTTTAACAAAATCAGGACGCATGGATGGAGATGTTCTTCTGGCCGTGGGTATGATCCCAAACTCTGAACTTGTAAAAGAACTGGTTGAAACAGGAAAAAAGGGAGAAATAATTGTAAATAAAAGGATGGAAACAAGTCACCCCAATATTTATGCTGCAGGGGATGTTGTTGGAGGTATAGGAACTACTCCTGTGGCTAGAATGGAGGGTGTTATTGCTGCCCGTAATGCATGTGGAATTGCTGCTCAAGTAGATTACAGATTTATTCCTTCTTCAATATCATTATACTATGATGTGAGTTATATAAATTCAAACGAAAATGGTGTTGAGGGCCATATACCCGGATCAGCTGGTCCTGGAGCCTTTTGGAATGTTCTTGATAGAGAAACAGGAATAACAAAGGCTGTTGTCGATGTTGAAAAGGGAGATATTAAAGGTGTTTCTTCTATATCCCCATCTGCCCGTACTGTGTTGGCTTACACGTCCAAATTTATGAGGGATGGTAAAAAAACGTATGATTTCGATGATTTTGTTGAAGCTCATCCATCAACAGATGCTGTATACAAATTAATGAGATTCTTCTCCAAGTTTGGATAA
- a CDS encoding indole-3-glycerol-phosphate synthase has product MTTQNNGVQFEDIIKYRRQDLQREMELKPLNILKDEIESYRLSKNTNPDSNTQADVKDLKQSLDQGNDVAVICEFKPASPSMGDISNSNLENALEIFEKSGASAVSILTENRHFKGSLDNLRSAYNLTKLPIIRKDFLINEYQIYQAKIEGASSVLLMNNIYPDLEEGITICRELDMNPLVECKNKEEISHSLKVGADIIGINNRNFDDFNVNLKTTAKLAKYVPSEVILVSESGIKGPEDANYLSSFGVDALLIGTSIMGVKGYDGMLNAATNIISSVKGSRIVRNED; this is encoded by the coding sequence ATGACCACTCAAAATAACGGGGTACAATTTGAGGACATAATAAAATATAGAAGGCAAGATCTTCAAAGAGAAATGGAATTAAAACCATTAAATATACTTAAAGATGAAATTGAATCTTACAGATTATCTAAGAACACAAATCCTGATTCAAATACTCAAGCAGATGTTAAAGATCTCAAACAATCGCTGGATCAAGGTAACGATGTTGCTGTTATATGTGAATTTAAACCAGCTTCACCATCAATGGGAGATATATCCAATTCTAATCTTGAGAATGCACTGGAAATATTTGAAAAATCGGGTGCATCTGCAGTATCAATTCTAACAGAAAATAGGCACTTCAAGGGAAGTTTAGATAATCTTAGATCAGCTTATAACTTAACAAAACTTCCAATTATTAGAAAGGACTTCTTAATAAATGAATATCAGATATATCAGGCAAAAATTGAAGGTGCAAGTTCAGTACTGTTGATGAATAATATTTATCCAGATCTTGAGGAAGGAATTACTATTTGTAGGGAACTTGATATGAACCCTCTTGTTGAATGTAAAAACAAAGAGGAAATATCTCATTCTTTGAAGGTGGGTGCAGATATTATTGGTATAAACAACAGAAACTTTGATGATTTCAATGTCAACTTGAAAACAACTGCGAAACTTGCCAAATATGTGCCTTCAGAGGTTATTTTAGTATCAGAAAGCGGAATTAAAGGTCCTGAAGATGCTAATTATCTATCAAGTTTTGGGGTTGATGCGCTTCTTATAGGGACATCTATAATGGGTGTCAAGGGATATGATGGCATGTTAAACGCAGCAACCAATATAATAAGTTCTGTGAAAGGATCAAGGATTGTTAGAAATGAAGATTAA
- a CDS encoding cell wall biosynthesis protein: protein MIDILILFLLSAVLTIIFKELFTRYGRNLYTSIRGGTPRAVGIAPFLILILFFPVPGNYLIATIGIFAFIDDLIGRKRIKELKIEIGQLSRGMGMLMVMIIGYFYFGPVSILIALMIQPLNIADMQPGSACSTIILMCLTVLIAIFALTSTIYYPVLLLLAVCIGYAPLDYKGKIMMGEIGNHSFAVGLGISFAFLGSIIGNSTGTGVYGTLIITIILILVTVMLIAFIRRKNLNQFLKKNLNIKNPNYGDYFMDILTGGGLGDLLRRLILKKRVITIKNRFLIHIGFRRLVYNPYSV, encoded by the coding sequence ATGATTGACATACTGATACTTTTCTTACTTTCAGCGGTTCTCACCATAATTTTTAAAGAACTGTTTACAAGGTACGGGAGAAACCTATACACATCTATTAGGGGAGGAACCCCAAGAGCTGTTGGAATTGCACCATTTTTAATTCTGATTCTATTTTTCCCGGTTCCAGGCAACTATCTAATAGCAACGATAGGAATATTTGCATTTATCGATGATCTTATTGGCAGAAAACGGATTAAAGAATTAAAAATAGAAATTGGTCAACTTTCAAGGGGCATGGGAATGTTAATGGTAATGATTATAGGTTATTTCTATTTCGGCCCCGTATCAATACTCATAGCTCTTATGATACAACCTTTAAACATAGCAGACATGCAACCGGGCTCAGCTTGTTCAACAATTATATTAATGTGTTTAACTGTCCTCATTGCAATTTTCGCACTTACATCAACCATCTATTATCCTGTGCTCCTTTTGCTTGCAGTATGTATTGGTTACGCACCATTGGATTATAAAGGAAAGATTATGATGGGTGAAATAGGTAATCATTCATTTGCAGTGGGTTTAGGTATATCTTTTGCATTTTTAGGTAGCATTATTGGGAATTCAACTGGAACAGGAGTATATGGGACACTTATCATCACCATCATTTTAATTTTAGTTACAGTGATGTTAATTGCATTTATACGCAGAAAAAATCTGAATCAATTCTTAAAAAAGAATTTAAATATAAAAAATCCCAATTATGGGGATTATTTCATGGATATTTTAACTGGAGGAGGATTAGGTGATCTTCTACGCAGACTTATCCTGAAAAAAAGAGTTATAACTATAAAAAATAGGTTTTTAATACATATAGGATTTAGAAGACTCGTGTACAATCCATATTCCGTCTAA
- a CDS encoding phosphoribosylanthranilate isomerase — translation MKIKICGITRFEDVSKCEESGANLIGFINIKRSKRFVTLQEIKTLVSSMKDKNRAVLVLEPDNPEEVVMKMKKTGIRIVQLHSLSKNQIKYLKWIEGFQRTLLERNIIVIRAIGISNESLEMKDDELKFSSSKVKEIENFAKICDALLFDYQVKGKSGGTGLQIPTNMVLEVVKIAKNVNHDIKIFLAGGINSERIKNDIELHENVLDYFDVNSGVEDKPGIKNPELVDELMEIRAKI, via the coding sequence ATGAAGATTAAAATCTGTGGTATAACTCGGTTTGAAGATGTTTCTAAGTGTGAAGAATCTGGAGCCAATCTTATTGGATTTATTAACATTAAAAGATCCAAGAGATTTGTAACGCTACAAGAGATCAAAACTTTGGTTTCCAGTATGAAGGATAAAAATAGGGCAGTTCTTGTATTGGAACCCGATAATCCTGAAGAAGTTGTAATGAAAATGAAAAAAACAGGGATAAGAATTGTTCAGCTACATTCTCTTTCAAAAAACCAAATAAAATATTTAAAATGGATAGAAGGTTTTCAAAGAACACTCCTTGAAAGAAATATCATTGTTATACGGGCTATTGGAATATCCAATGAATCACTGGAAATGAAGGATGATGAGCTCAAATTTTCCAGTTCTAAAGTAAAAGAGATAGAAAACTTTGCGAAAATATGCGATGCATTACTTTTTGATTACCAAGTTAAAGGGAAAAGCGGAGGTACAGGACTCCAAATTCCTACAAATATGGTATTAGAAGTTGTTAAAATTGCTAAAAATGTCAATCATGATATAAAAATATTCTTAGCTGGTGGAATAAACTCAGAAAGAATTAAAAATGATATAGAATTACACGAAAATGTTTTGGATTATTTTGATGTAAATTCCGGGGTTGAAGATAAACCTGGAATTAAAAATCCAGAACTTGTGGATGAATTAATGGAAATAAGAGCTAAAATTTGA